One Brassica napus cultivar Da-Ae chromosome C4, Da-Ae, whole genome shotgun sequence genomic region harbors:
- the LOC106432336 gene encoding pentatricopeptide repeat-containing protein At5g39710, whose protein sequence is MIGRLTSNQIPHRLLHFFDPSLFPKPQKRMIISKTLIRRSLSSLASPPSNSLLVDKALTFLRRHPYQLQHISAHFTPEAASSLLLKSQNDQELILKFLNWANPHDFFTLRCKCITLHILTKFKLYKTAQTLAEDVAAKTQDASLVFCSLQETYASCDSTSSVFDLVVKSYSRLNLIEKALSIIHLAKAHGFMPGVLSYNAVLDATIRTKRDISFAENVFKEMLETQVSPNVFTYNILIRGFCSAGNLDAALQFFDKMEKKGCLPNVVTYNTLIDGYCKLRRIDDGFELLRAMALKGLEPNLISYNVVINGLCREGRMKETSLVLTEMNRRGFSLDEVTYNTLIKGYCKEGNFHQALVMHAEMLRHGLSPSVITYTSLIHSMCKAGNMNRAVEFLDQMRVRGLCPNERTYTTLVDGFSQKGCMNEAYRVLKEMVDNGFRPSIVTYNALINGHCVAGKMEDARAVLEDMKEKGLAPDVVSYSTVLSGFCRSYDVDEAVRVKKEMVEKGIQPDTITYSSLIQGFCEQRRTKEACDLFGEMLRVGLTPDEFTYTALINAHCAEGGLEKALNLHNEMVAKGLLPDVVTYSVLINGLNKQTRTREAKRLLLKLFYDESVPSDVTYQALIENCGNIEFKSVVSLIKGFCMKGMMNEADRVFDSMIEKNHKPDGTAYNVMIHGHCRGGDVRKAYRLYKEMVSCGFLVHTVTVIALVKALHKEGMVDELSSIIDNVLRSCELSEAEQAKVLVEINHREGNMDVVLDVLAEMAKDGFLPNTRSQ, encoded by the coding sequence ATGATCGGACGGCTGACATCAAATCAAATCCCCCATCGTCTTCTTCATTTCTTTGATCCCTCTCTcttccctaaaccccaaaaacGAATGATTATCTCCAAAACCCTAATCCGACGATCTCTCTCGAGCCTCGCTTCTCCTCCTTCAAACTCCCTTCTCGTCGACAAAGCTTTAACCTTTCTCAGACGCCACCCTTACCAACTCCAACACATCTCTGCACACTTCACCCCAGAAGCAGCCTCTAGTCTCCTCCTCAAATCCCAGAACGACCAAGAACTGATCCTCAAGTTCCTAAACTGGGCCAACCCACATGACTTCTTCACCCTCCGTTGCAAATGCATCACTCTCCACATCCTCACCAAGTTCAAGCTCTACAAAACCGCGCAGACCCTCGCTGAGGACGTCGCCGCCAAAACCCAAGACGCTTCTCTCGTCTTCTGTTCGCTGCAAGAGACCTACGCTTCGTGCGATTCGACATCCTCTGTTTTTGATCTGGTAGTGAAGTCTTACTCTCGTTTGAACCTCATCGAGAAGGCTTTGAGTATCATTCATCTCGCTAAAGCTCATGGCTTTATGCCTGGAGTGTTGTCTTACAATGCGGTCTTAGATGCTACGATTAGAACCAAGAGAGACATTAGCTTCGCTGAGAATGTCTTCAAGGAGATGTTGGAAACGCAGGTCTCTCCGAATGTCTTCACTTACAACATCTTGATTAGAGGGTTTTGCTCTGCTGGGAATCTAGACGCTGCTCTTCAGTTTTTCGATAAAATGGAGAAGAAAGGTTGTCTGCCTAATGTTGTTACTTACAACACTTTGATAGATGGGTACTGTAAGCTGCGTAGGATTGACGATGGGTTTGAGCTTTTGAGAGCAATGGCGTTAAAGGGTTTGGAGCCTAATCTGATTTCTTACAATGTGGTTATTAACGGGCTGTGTAGAGAAGGGAGGATGAAGGAGACGAGCTTGGTTCTTACGGAGATGAACAGGAGAGGCTTCTCTCTCGATGAAGTTACTTACAATACTCTTATTAAAGGGTACTGCAAAGAAGGTAACTTTCACCAAGCTCTGGTGATGCACGCTGAGATGCTGAGGCATGGGTTGTCTCCTAGTGTCATCACTTATACTTCGCTGATACATAGCATGTGCAAGGCCGGGAACATGAACCGTGCTGTGGAGTTTCTTGATCAGATGCGTGTGAGAGGGCTTTGTCCTAATGAGCGTACTTATACCACGTTGGTTGATGGGTTCTCCCAAAAGGGGTGTATGAATGAAGCTTATCGTGTCTTGAAAGAGATGGTTGATAACGGGTTTAGGCCTTCGATCGTGACTTATAATGCTCTGATTAACGGACATTGTGTTGCTGGGAAGATGGAAGATGCGAGAGCAGTTCTTGAAGATATGAAGGAGAAAGGTTTGGCTCCTGACGTGGTGAGTTACAGCACAGTGTTGTCCGGGTTTTGTAGGAGCTACGATGTAGATGAAGCGGTTAGAGTCAAGAAGGAAATGGTTGAAAAGGGGATTCAGCCTGATACGATCACTTACTCGTCGCTAATCCAAGGGTTTTGTGAGCAGAGAAGGACAAAGGAAGCTTGTGATCTTTTCGGTGAGATGCTGAGAGTTGGCCTTACACCTGATGAATTTACTTACACAGCCTTGATCAATGCTCACTGCGCAGAAGGGGGTTTGGAGAAAGCGTTAAACTTGCACAACGAAATGGTCGCGAAAGGCTTGTTGCCTGATGTTGTGACTTATAGCGTGCTTATCAACGGGCTTAACAAGCAAACTCGAACAAGAGAAGCGAAGAGACTTCTTCTCAAGCTGTTTTATGATGAATCAGTTCCTAGTGACGTCACGTATCAGGCACTCATCGAGAACTGTGGTAACATAGAGTTCAAAAGCGTGGTGTCTCTCATCAAAGGGTTCTGTATGAAAGGGATGATGAATGAAGCtgatcgagtctttgattcCATGATTGAGAAAAACCATAAACCCGATGGAACAGCGTATAAtgttatgatccatggtcattGCAGAGGTGGAGATGTAAGGAAAGCATATAGGTTATACAAGGAGATGGTGAGTTGTGGATTTCTTGTGCATACTGTGACTGTTATTGCTCTTGTTAAGGCGTTGCACAAGGAAGGTATGGTAGATGAATTGAGTAGTATTATTGACAATGTATTGAGAAGCTGTGAGTTGAGTGAAGCAGAGCAAGCTAAAGTGCTTGTGGAAATCAATCATAGAGAAGGGAACATGGATGTGGTTCTTGATGTGCTTGCTGAAATGGCTAAAGATGGTTTTCTTCCCAATACAAGAAGTCAATA
- the LOC106432313 gene encoding probable F-box protein At3g56670 codes for MTRGREEKIHETSLSPSPLCHRRISTRNINIPLDLTVEILKKLPAKSLVRFKCVSKCWSSIISSRKDFIESIVTRSLTQPPRDAHLIEDLYDKTDECLLVISSPCPQMTHKESVSILGTDHEYARGLFLCWSYEHQEGAIYNPTTRQSFNLPKMKHSHPGLCFFGYEPLENQYKVLFIPNPVHRVEQACQVFTLGDTKAEEQWRNIQNIEYLYPSLSYRSTVSINGAIYFLSRFKVNDTTTEYKILRFDIRSEKFYNVDLPKTVTLKDLCWYYLINYQGKLGLICCQQRMEIWIMEEDAEKKTQRWSKIFFYEMGGFGNWLISDVTRAGEIVFINKPLDTLRICYYDPKRNSVRYVDLKDSYPKERGWDKSLLIRTFPDYAENTMCLY; via the coding sequence ATGACGAGAGGACGCGAAGAGAAGATCCATGAAACCTCACTTTCACCCTCGCCACTTTGTCACCGTAGAATATCCACCAGAAATATCAACATCCCTCTCGATCTAACGGTGGAAATTCTAAAAAAACTACCGGCGAAATCTTTAGTGAGGTTCAAATGCGTCTCAAAGTGTTGGTCATCAATTATCAGCAGCCGTAAAGACTTCATAGAATCGATCGTGACTCGGTCCTTGACTCAGCCTCCGCGTGATGCCCATCTTATCGAGGATCTCTACGACAAGACTGATGAATGTTTGTTAGTCATCTCATCTCCTTGCCCTCAAATGACTCACAAAGAATCGGTATCGATCCTTGGAACAGATCATGAATATGCCCGCGGTTTGTTCCTTTGTTGGTCATATGAACATCAAGAGGGAGCTATATATAACCCTACTACGAGGCAGTCCTTCAACTTACCAAAGATGAAACATTCACATCCTGGGCTTTGCTTCTTCGGATATGAACCTCTCGAGAATCAATACAAAGTATTGTTCATACCGAACCCTGTCCACAGGGTGGAGCAGGCTTGTCAAGTTTTCACATTAGGAGATACCAAGGCGGAGGAGCAGTGGAGGAATATCCAAAACATTGAATATCTCTATCCATCCTTAAGTTATCGCAGTACAGTTTCCATCAACGGGGCTATTTATTTCCTATCAAGGTTTAAAGTAAACGATACTACTActgaatataaaattttgaggtttgataTTCGGTCCGAAAAGTTTTATAATGTAGACCTTCCAAAAACTGTGACACTGAAGGATCTGTGTTGGTATTATCTGATAAACTACCAAGGAAAGTTAGGACTTATATGTTGCCAGCAGCGCATGGAAATTTGGATTATGGAAGAAGATGCTGAGAAGAAGACACAAAGATGGTCCAAGATCTTCTTTTATGAGATGGGGGGTTTCGGTAACTGGCTCATCTCGGATGTTACTCGTGCTGGTGagattgtttttatcaataagcCTCTTGACACGTTACGTATATGTTATTATGATCCCAAGCGCAACAGTGTCAGATATGTTGACCTTAAAGACAGCTATCCTAAGGAAAGAGGTTGGGATAAGAGTCTTCTAATCAGGACTTTTCCAGATTACGCCGAGAACACAATGTGTTTGTACTAG
- the LOC125586101 gene encoding uncharacterized protein LOC125586101, whose product MCIDYRKLNSATRKDHFPLPFIDQMLERLANHPYYCFLDGYSGFFQIPIHPEDQEKTTFTCPYGTFAYRRMPFGLCNAPATFQRCMMSIFTDLIEDIMEVFMDDFSVYGSSFTDCLANLCKVLERCEEKNLVLNWEKCHFMVKDGIVLGFYRRFIKDFSMIARPLTRLLCKEAKFVFDADCLAAFQILKKSLVSAPIVQPPDWDLPFEIMCDASDYAIGAVLGQRKDKKLHVIYYASRTLDDAQIKYATTEKELLAVVYAFEKFRSYLVGSKVIVHTDHAALKYLMTKKDAKPRLLRWILLLQEFDIEIRDKRGAENGVADHLSRMRVEAETPLDDTLPEENVYVITLLEDEYLDQADCCVMRQIQDDLPWFADFANYLCAGIEPPNLKGYERKKVWGIDFMGPFPSSYGNEYILVAVDYVSKWVEAVASKTNDSSVVKKMFKTVIFPRFGIPRVVISDGGSHFINKTFDKLLKKHGVKHKVATPYHPQTSGQVEISNREIKGILEKAVGKTRKDWAVKLDDALWAYRTAYKTPLGTTPFNLVYGKSCHLPVELEYSGFWATKLMNFDIKTAAERRMVQLNELDEIRLNAYENTKIYKERTKAWHDRKIIPRDFAAGDKVLLFNSRLKLFPGKLKSRWSGPFTITEVRPYGAIVLEDNGRKFTVNGQRLKPYFTDAKPEEGTNIPLTEPDLA is encoded by the exons atgtgcattgactacaggaagctaaactcagccacaaggaaggaccacttcccacttcctttcattgaccagatgctggaaagactagccaaccacccctactactgttttctcgatggctactccgggttctttcagatacccattcatccagaggaccaagagaagacaacattcacctgtccatacggtacttttgcctacaggagaatgcccttcggattgtgcaatgctcctgccactttccagagatgcatgatgtcgatctttactgatcttattgaggacattatggaggtttttatggacgatttctcagtctacggttcttcatttaccgactgccttgctaatctgtgcaaggtgctggaaagatgtgaggagaagaacttggtgctaaattgggagaagtgtcatttcatggtgaaagatggcatcgttttg ggtttttacaggaggtttatcaaagacttctctatgatagcgaggccactcacccgtctgctgtgcaaagaagcgaagtttgtttttgatgctgactgcctcgctgcgtttcagattctcaagaagtctctagtcagtgctcccattgtgcagccaccagattgggacttgccatttgaaataatgtgtgacgcaagtgattacgcgattggagctgttttggggcagagaaaagacaagaaactccatgtgatctattatgccagccgaacgcttgatgatgctcaaatcaagtatgctaccactgagaaggagttgctggcagtagtttatgctttcgagaagttcaggtcctatttggtgggctcgaaagtaattgtgcacacagatcatgcagccttgaagtacctgatgacgaaaaaagatgctaaaccgagactcttaaggtggatcttactgctacaggagtttgatattgagatcagagacaagagaggagcagaaaatggagtggcagatcatctttcccgaatgagagtggaagctgaaacaccactggatgatacattacccgaggagaatgtctatgtgatcaccttgctggaggatgagtatttggatcaggctgattgctgtgtcatgagacaaattcaggatgatctcccatggtttgcagactttgcaaactacctatgtgctggaattgaaccaccgaacctgaaggggtatgagaggaaaaag gtatggggaattgattttatgggccctttcccatcttcttatggaaatgagtacatcctggttgcggttgattatgtctccaagtgggtggaagcagtagccagcaagacaaatgactctagtgttgtcaagaaaatgttcaagacagtcatttttccaagattcgggatcccgagagtggttattagtgatggaggctctcacttcatcaacaagacgttcgataaactgctgaagaaacatggagtaaagcataaggtagctacaccttatcatcctcagacaagtgggcaggttgaaatatcgaaccgagaaatcaaggggattttggagaaggctgtaggcaaaacaaggaaagactgggctgtgaagcttgatgacgccttatgggcgtatagaaccgcctacaagactcccttgggcaccactccttttaatctggtctatggaaagtcttgtcacctacctgtggaattggagtacagtggtttttgggcaacgaagttgatgaacttcgacattaaaaccgctgcagaaaggaggatggttcagttgaacgagctggacgagattcggttgaacgcctatgagaacaccaaaatctacaaggaaagaactaaggcgtggcatgacagaaagataatcccgagagacttcgctgctggagacaaagtccttctgttcaactctagactcaagctatttcctggaaagcttaagtctcgttggtccggacCTTTCACCATCACAGAGGTTAGACCTTATGGAGCTATTGTCTTGGAAGACAATGGGAGGAAATTCACCGTCAATGGGCAGAGGCTAAAACCTTACTTCACAGATGCAAAACCCGAAGAAGGAACCAACATTCCTTTAACGGAACCCGATCTCgcctaa
- the LOC125585533 gene encoding uncharacterized protein LOC125585533, which produces MPKRQKKQSERGDSSVQTARLSTKGKFRKTDRSHPANREITQQWDIHDDDFYEQMRGVEICPSRFAHRDTTDALGITEDIEALFAKIGLGYIFDLHCDCYADLTRQFLASARLYHPDEDNPVADKAMFSFIVNRQFHSMTIFQLCDVFGFGKGRQSCVPDFPEHNDLWTFIASGNFISREAKQARIRSPVLRYAVRVISSFIYGKTEPAAVTKDELALLFIGAGHLWPQGADITYVSGKDINIGAVIAEKLAYFKVSDTKRCGFGAVITQILRHCGVFLPPVDRVVDKKGMYQNFFDMRALISSHYLTGPWRGSIDKSAPHIYQFQNQQGREQFIKLPDTAITELTDPGAIIFLPPPASLCTRPATLKKKGVPSSSTHQQTPHDDIEEEPEDEESLFPTDFTPYMLPPAPPATASAAEINAWSIKSHQTNNSILLKMWKGICNIKKGCASQPAVSGDSDDDSGAHDTAAGPEAAEDSDDDGALERRSKRRTDRNA; this is translated from the coding sequence ATGCCTAAGAGACAGAAGAAGCAGAGTGAGCGTGGGGATTCCTCGGTACAGACTGCTAGGCTCAGCACAAAGGGCAAGTTCCGAAAGACGGATAGGTCTCATCCTGCGAATCGAGAGATAACCCAGCAGTGGGATATACATGATGATGATTTCTATGAGCAGATGAGGGGAGTGGAAATATGTCCGTCGCGCTTCGCTCACAGAGACACTACAGATGCATTGGGGATAACCGAGGATATTGAAGCCTTGTTCGCGAAGATTGGCCTGGGATACATCTTCGATCTTCACTGTGATTGCTATGCTGACTTGACCAGGCAGTTCCTCGCATCAGCCCGCCTCTACCATCCTGACGAGGACAACCCAGTTGCTGATAAGGCGATGTTCTCCTTCATTGTGAACAGGCAGTTCCACTCCATGACCATCTTTCAGCTGTGCGACGTCTTTGGGTTTGGGAAAGGACGTCAATCTTGTGTTCCTGACTTCCCGGAACACAATGATTTATGGACATTCATCGCTTCAGGAAACTTCATCTCTCGAGAGGCCAAGCAAGCGAGAATACGTAGCCCTGTTCTCCGATATGCAGTGAGAGTGATCAGCAGTTTTATCTATGGGAAGACGGAACCCGCTGCAGTGACAAAAGATGAGCTAGCTCTTCTGTTCATCGGGGCTGGACACCTATGGCCTCAAGGCGCGGACATTACCTATGTTAGCGGGAAGGACATAAACATAGGAGCTGTGATCGCGGAGAAGCTTGCGTACTTCAAAGTTTCAGATACGAAGAGATGTGGGTTTGGAGCGGTTATCACACAGATCTTAAGGCATTGTGGAGTGTTTCTTCCACCTGTTGACAGAGTGGTGGATAAGAAGGGGATGTATCAGAACTTTTTCGACATGAGAGCACTCATTAGCAGCCACTACCTCACCGGCCCTTGGCGAGGAAGCATCGACAAGTCCGCCCCTCATATCTACCAGTTCCAGAACCAACAAGGGAGGGAGCAATTTATCAAGCTACCCGATACCGCCATCACCGAGCTGACTGATCCAGGTGCTATCATATTTCTACCACCGCCTGCATCTCTCTGCACCAGACCCGcgacactgaagaagaaaggagtcCCATCATCATCGACACACCAGCAGACACCACATGATGATATAGAGGAGGAACCTGAAGATGAGGAAAGTCTTTTCCCCACGGATTTCACTCCGTATATGCTGCCACCAGCACCTCCCGCTACTGCATCCGCTGCTGAGATCAACGCTTGGTCGATCAAGAgccatcaaaccaacaactccatACTGCTGAAGATGTGGAAGGGAATCTGCAACATTAAGAAGGGATGCGCATCACAGCCAGCTGTTTCTGGAGACAGCGATGACGACTCAGGCGCTCACGACACCGCTGCTGGACCTGAGGCAGCGGaggactctgatgatgatggagccTTGGAGAGGCGCTCCAAGAGGCGTACTGACCGCAACGCCTGA